CCGTACGTCGACGTCACGCTCGAGGTGCTCGACGACTTCGGCGTCGAGGCCGGACACACCGACGCCGGGTTCGCCGTCGCAGGCGACCAGAACTACCGGCCCGAGGGCGGCGAGTACGCCGTCCCCGGCGACTTCTCCTCTATTTCCTACCTCCTCGCGGCGGGTGCGATCGCCGGCGACGAGACGGTCACGATCGAGGGCGCACAGCCGAGCGCGCAGGGCGATACCGCCATCGTCGACGTCGTCGATCGGATGGGTGCCGACGTCGACTGGGATCGCGACGCGGGAACGATCGACGTCACGGCCGCGCCGCTGTCGGGAATCGAGGTCTCCGTCGCGGACACGCCGGACCTGCTGCCGACGATCGCCACGCTCGGTGCGGTGGCGGACGGCGACACCCGGATCGTGGACGCCGAACACGTCCGCTACAAGGAGACCGATCGCGTGAGCGCGATGGCCGAAGAACTCGCATCGATGGGCGTCGAGACGACCGAGGAGCACGACTCGCTGACGATCCACGGCGGCGAGTCAACGCTCGACGGAGCGACCGTCGACGGGCGGGCCGACCACCGGATCGTCATGGCGCTGGCGCTGGCCGGACTGGTCGCCGAGGGCGAGACGACGATCGAGGGTGCCGAGCACGTCGACGTCTCCTTCCCCGGGTTTTTCGACGTGCTGTACGACCTGGGCGCGACGCTCGATCGACACGAGTAGTCCCTGGCACG
The nucleotide sequence above comes from Halosolutus halophilus. Encoded proteins:
- the aroA gene encoding 3-phosphoshikimate 1-carboxyvinyltransferase, whose product is MDVTISPSRVRGRARAPPSKSYTHRAILASGYADSATVYDALWSADTRATARAVELFGGDVTRSDDGTLAIEGFDGRPDVPADVIDCDNSGTTIRLVTAAAALADGTSVLTGDDSLRSRPQGPLLEAIEDLGGEAESTRGNGRAPLVVTGPVEGGAVSIPGDVSSQYVTALLMAGAVTDEGIEIDLETELKSAPYVDVTLEVLDDFGVEAGHTDAGFAVAGDQNYRPEGGEYAVPGDFSSISYLLAAGAIAGDETVTIEGAQPSAQGDTAIVDVVDRMGADVDWDRDAGTIDVTAAPLSGIEVSVADTPDLLPTIATLGAVADGDTRIVDAEHVRYKETDRVSAMAEELASMGVETTEEHDSLTIHGGESTLDGATVDGRADHRIVMALALAGLVAEGETTIEGAEHVDVSFPGFFDVLYDLGATLDRHE